The genomic interval CAAGGCGTCAACAGAGCGCCGAGCGAGTTCAGGTGCGTTTTTGGTGACGACGACGGCATTAACGCCGTCAAAACGGCCGTCACGACGTCGCTGCAAGAGGTTTTCCGCTGTCCAAACCCGCCGTTAGTGACATCCGCCTTCCTATCCAACGGTCGAATCAAAATCTCCCTCGAGATTTTGCAACAGAAGCGAATAGTGCCCTCCGTAGCGTACTACACCTCCTCGCGCAAGATAGCCCTACAGCAGACAAAGTCATTAATATGCGCGTGCACCATGGTGTACAACGTCGCCAAATTCTTGAAAGAGTGGGTGGTCTACTACTCCGCCATTGGAGTCGAAAAATTCATACTGTACAACAACGGAAGTGACGATCAGCTGGACCGAATCGTTGAAGAGCTCGTTTCAGAAGGTTATAATGTAAGCACTCTCTTCTGGCTGTGGCCGAAGACCCAAGAAGCCGGGTTCTCTCACTGCGCCATTTCCGCCAAGGACTCTTGCGAATGGATGATATACATGGACGTTGACGAGTTCGTCTACTCTCCGTCATGGCTCAATTCATCAACGCCATCAACCCAGATGTTGAATGATCTCTTGCCCGAATCTTCGTTATTCGGACAAATCCTGATCAGTTGCTACGAGTTCGGGCCGTCTAACCAGAACTCCCATCCAGAGCTCGGCGTGACACAAGGATATAATTGCCGACGCCGCAGCGAAAACAGGCACAAATCAATCGTGTTATTGGAGGCAATCGATGAGTCGTTGCTTAACACGGTGCACCATTTCCAGTTGAAGCAAGGATACATAGGCAAGAGACTGGGCGTGAAAGAGGCGGTGGTGAATCACTACAAGTTCCAGGCATGGTCGGAGTTCAAAACCAAGTTCCGGCGTCGGGTGTCGGCTTACGTGGTGGATTGGACGGTGGAACTGAACCTTGCTTCGAAGGACAGGACGCCGGGACTGGGGTCTGCGCCGGTGGAGCCCCCAGCGTGGGCGGAGATGTTCTGCGAAGTGTACGATGAGCAGTTGAAGGAGTTGACGAGGAGGTGGTTCGGCTCCGAATCACCATCTGGCTACGGAATGGCCTGGCAAAGATGACAATTACACCCGGCCCGGGCGACGGATCGAATTGCTGTTGCCA from Diospyros lotus cultivar Yz01 chromosome 8, ASM1463336v1, whole genome shotgun sequence carries:
- the LOC127808027 gene encoding glycosyltransferase family 92 protein At1g27200-like; protein product: MLEEESLHFRISYTFSPIRSMAQNVRKGFIAVLATIIFLASFYHSLLAPKPPFSAADLRAPPIPRFPRTDANSVIQEQEQPKHEPVSRQIISRHVTSVIDSINTVSILLPAWEVLVIISPKNRFLSDSVPTGFTCLFPSNASSPGKFAGFLSSPRRSAFKCDFPGRLRRRLPFPQPVLSRSPDYPPEIPFPAPELIRWNYLVYESFSTETDVVLFVKGINHRQGVNRAPSEFRCVFGDDDGINAVKTAVTTSLQEVFRCPNPPLVTSAFLSNGRIKISLEILQQKRIVPSVAYYTSSRKIALQQTKSLICACTMVYNVAKFLKEWVVYYSAIGVEKFILYNNGSDDQLDRIVEELVSEGYNVSTLFWLWPKTQEAGFSHCAISAKDSCEWMIYMDVDEFVYSPSWLNSSTPSTQMLNDLLPESSLFGQILISCYEFGPSNQNSHPELGVTQGYNCRRRSENRHKSIVLLEAIDESLLNTVHHFQLKQGYIGKRLGVKEAVVNHYKFQAWSEFKTKFRRRVSAYVVDWTVELNLASKDRTPGLGSAPVEPPAWAEMFCEVYDEQLKELTRRWFGSESPSGYGMAWQR